A region from the Lolium perenne isolate Kyuss_39 chromosome 4, Kyuss_2.0, whole genome shotgun sequence genome encodes:
- the LOC127296662 gene encoding subtilisin-like protease SBT1.2, which produces MMRKHAMGLLRILLFLPLLLFPVPDAAASQEALQQSYIVQLHPRESTAGDATATLASTKNDHWHLSFLNKSVLHSSSSEEHQLPSSRLLYSYHTVFDGFAARLTAGEAAALGELPGVASVREDRRVELHTTYSYRFLGLSVCPTGAWARAGYGRGAIIGVLDTGVWPESPSFDDRGMPPVPDRWRGACEAGERFSAKNCNRKLVGARFYSKGHRANYPTDPSEAAASVPEYASPRDAHGHGTHTASTAAGAAVAGASVLGAGAGEARGVAPGAHVAAYKVCWFNGCYSSDILAGMDDAVRDGVDVLSLSLGGFPIPLFEDSIAIGSFRATARGVSVVCAAGNNGPEPSSVANEAPWVLTVGAATLDRRFPAYVRLGNGRVLYGESMYPGKVDLKNGGKELELVYAAGGSREAMYCMKGALSAADVAGKMVVCDRGITGRADKGEAVREAGGAAMVLANSEINRQEDSVDVHVLPATLVGYQEAVELKNYISSTARPVARFAFGGTRIGRARAPAVALFSARGPSMTNPSVLKPDVIAPGVNIIAAWPGSVGPSGLESDARRSNFTVLSGTSMACPHVSGMAALVRSAHPSWSPAMVRSAIMTTADVTDRQGKPITDGDGGRADAFAMGAGHVSPTLAVDPGLVYDIEPADYVTHLCTMGYTQREVFKITHSAVNCSELLEGNQGFTLNYPSIAVAFKGNGSDSSTVVLRRTVINVGAPNSTYTARVAAPAGVNVKVMPTTLTFGEFGEKKSFQVWVDASATGKKDSADGYLVWKQQSGVQGRRRTVRSPIAVSWPVE; this is translated from the coding sequence ATGATGAGGAAACACGCTATGGGTTTGCTCCGCATCCTCCTCTTCCTGCCCCTGTTGTTGTTTCCAGTCCCTGACGCTGCTGCGAGCCAGGAGGCTCTGCAGCAGAGCTACATTGTGCAGCTGCACCCGCGCGAATCCACCGCCGGCGACGCAACGGCCACGCTCGCCTCCACCAAGAACGACCACTGGCACCTCTCCTTCCTCAACAAATCAGTACTGCATTCTTCTTCTTCCGAGGAGCATCAGCTGCCGTCGTCGCGCCTGCTGTACTCTTACCACACCGTCTTCGACGGCTTCGCGGCGCGGCTCACAGCCGGCGAGGCTGCGGCGCTGGGTGAGCTGCCCGGCGTCGCGTCTGTGCGCGAGGACCGCCGCGTCGAGCTGCACACCACGTACTCGTACCGGTTCCTGGGGCTCAGCGTGTGCCCGACCGGCGCGTGGGCGCGTGCGGGGTACGGGCGTGGCGCCATCATCGGGGTGCTCGACACCGGCGTGTGGCCCGAGAGCCCCAGCTTCGACGACCGCGGGATGCCGCCGGTGCCGGACCGGTGGCGGGGCGCGTGCGAGGCCGGGGAGCGGTTCAGCGCGAAGAACTGCAACCGGAAGCTCGTCGGCGCGCGGTTCTACTCCAAGGGCCACCGCGCCAACTACCCGACGGACCCGTCGGAAGCCGCTGCGTCGGTGCCTGAGTACGCGTCGCCGCGGGACGCGCACGGGCACGGCACACACACAGCGTCCACGGCCGCGGGGGCCGCCGTGGCCGGAGCCAGCGTCCTCGGTGCCGGGGCCGGCGAGGCGCGCGGCGTGGCCCCCGGCGCGCACGTGGCCGCGTACAAGGTGTGCTGGTTCAACGGCTGCTACAGCTCCGACATCCTCGCCGGGATGGACGACGCGGTGCGTGACGGCGTCGACGTGCTGTCGCTCTCCCTCGGCGGCTTCCCCATCCCGCTGTTCGAGGACAGCATCGCCATCGGCAGCTTCCGAGCCACGGCACGCGGCGTGTCAGTCGTGTGTGCCGCCGGTAACAACGGGCCGGAGCCCAGCTCCGTGGCCAACGAGGCGCCCTGGGTGCTGACTGTTGGTGCCGCCACACTGGACCGGCGCTTCCCGGCATATGTTCGGCTCGGCAACGGCCGGGTCCTGTACGGCGAGTCCATGTACCCGGGAAAAGTCGAtttgaaaaatggcgggaaggagCTGGAGCTGGTGTATGCCGCTGGTGGGTCACGTGAAGCCATGTACTGCATGAAGGGGGCCTTGTCTGCTGCCGACGTCGCCGGAAAGATGGTCGTGTGCGACCGTGGCATCACCGGCCGGGCCGACAAAGGCGAAGCGGTGAGAgaagcaggcggcgcggccatggtGCTCGCGAACTCCGAGATCAACCGGCAGGAGGACTCCGTGGACGTGCACGTCCTCCCGGCCACGCTCGTCGGCTACCAGGAGGCGGTCGAGCTCAAGAACTACATCAGCTCGACGGCACGACCCGTGGCGAGGTTCGCGTTCGGCGGCACGCGGATCGGGCGGGCGCGCGCGCCAGCGGTGGCGCTGTTCTCGGCGCGCGGGCCGAGCATGACGAACCCGTCGGTGCTGAAGCCCGACGTGATCGCGCCGGGGGTGAACATCATCGCGGCGTGGCCGGGCAGCGTGGGCCCGTCGGGGCTGGAGTCGGACGCGCGGCGGTCCAACTTCACGGTGCTGTCGGGGACGTCGATGGCGTGCCCGCACGTGAGCGGCATGGCGGCGCTGGTCCGGTCGGCGCACCCGTCGTGGAGCCCGGCGATGGTGCGGTCGGCGATCATGACGACGGCCGACGTGACGGACCGGCAGGGGAAGCCGATCACggacggcgacggcgggcgcgCCGATGCGTTCGCCATGGGCGCCGGGCACGTGAGCCCGACGCTCGCCGTCGACCCGGGCCTGGTGTACGACATCGAGCCGGCCGACTACGTGACGCACCTGTGCACGATGGGGTACACGCAGCGGGAGGTGTTCAAGATCACGCACAGCGCCGTCAACTGCAGCGAGTTGCTGGAGGGGAACCAGGGGTTCACGCTCAACTACCCGTCGATAGCGGTGGCGTTCAAGGGGAACGGCAGCGACTCGTCGACGGTGGTGCTGCGGAGGACGGTCATCAACGTCGGCGCGCCCAACTCGACGTACACCGCGCgggtggccgcgccggccgggGTGAATGTCAAGGTGATGCCGACCACGCTGACGTTTGGGGAGTTCGGGGAGAAGAAGAGCTTCCAGGTGTGGGTGGACGCGTCGGCGACGGGGAAGAAGGACAGCGCGGATGGGTACCTGGTGTGGAAGCAGCAGAGCGGAGTGCAAGGGAGGAGGCGCACGGTGAGGAGCCCCATTGCCGTGTCGTGGCCCGTAGAATAG